A genomic stretch from Bos javanicus breed banteng chromosome 3, ARS-OSU_banteng_1.0, whole genome shotgun sequence includes:
- the ESPNL gene encoding espin-like protein isoform X5 has product MTPPPPPFPPPPLSAARHPPEDGRSGGAGLGSPTPVSLSPAWPSQPDQPPLREHTAHTATPRVTASAMAVPTGAETAAGGAPDSLVALQLDGMPLGDLDGLVPTRDERGRPIPEWKRQVMVRKLQARLGTALEAPEAQDDGRHTDAMEQAAWRYSQTHQAILGPFGELLTEDDLVYLEKQIADLQLRRRCQEYENELGRLAAELQALLPAPLVSITVNSRFLSPGPGLEAEDTEPRGSEDGASQATPGGQPLPFWCSHVARLVRSLSLLLKGVNGLVQGEERGPLEAQREAHRPAPASPPRSEAQREIQECGVSVRTLRGNFESAPGRPCTPSPGPCEPGTQPGSCPRGCWPAPAPPCSGPIGGNPRLGDTEEASDSGISCEEALLEVGAVPGSDLASLRKERIVTLFLSHWKKSAYMPALKTAACRTLEARRSGLRGQEAARGPPMPSPLPSGSPRPGRLWQQRSIIAQLLGHWKAVLAHVPARQLRRLSRRPRGPLSPEQFLPHVDGAPVPYSSLTLDLFMLGYFQLLECDLPAEERKMRHLLCFEVFEHLGAHGWEAARAFHKAVTDEVAAGRRAWTDGFEDIKARFFGSSRGRARDAEPGRKSGLTPLRPLPHAGPGGPEPAAQRLGSGPQRGSFNSEDICGYIDRSFAFWKEKEAEMFGFGE; this is encoded by the exons AtgacccccccgcccccgccgttCCCCCCTCCTCCACTGTCGGCCGCCAGACATCCCCCGGAGGATGGCAGAAGTGGGGGCGCAGGCCTCGGGAGCCCCACCC CAGTATCTCTCAGCCCGGCCTGGCCCAGCCAGCCAGACCAGCCTCCTCTGAGGGAGCACACAGCCCACACGGCCACCCCGAGGGTCACCGCCAGTGCCATGGCCGTCCCCACG GGGGCAGAGACGGCGGCGGGGGGCGCCCCGGACAGCCTGGTCGCGCTGCAGCTGGACGGGATGCCCTTGGGCGACCTCGACGGGCTGGTACCCACGCGGGATGAGCGCGGCCGACCCATCCCTGAGTGGAAGCGGCAGGTGATGGTGCGGAAGCTGCAGGCGCGCCTGGGCACAGCTCTAGAAGCGCCAGAGGCCCAG GACGATGGCAGGCACACAGATGCCATGGAGCAGGCAGCCTGGCGGTACTCGCAGACCCACCAGGCCATCCTGGGCCCCTTCGGGGAGCTGCTGACCGAGGACGACCTGGTGTACCTGGAGAAGCAGATCGCCGACCTGCAGCTCCGGCGCCGCTGCCAGGAGTACGAGAACGAGCTGGGCCGGCTGGCGGCTGAGCTGCAGGCCCTGCTGCCCGCGCCCCTGGTCAGCATCACTGTCAACAGCCGCTTCCTGTCCCCGGGGCCCGGGCTGGAGGCCGAGGATACCGAGCCCCGGGGCTCCGAGGACGGGGCCTCGCAGGCCACACCCGGCGGGCAGCCCCTGCCCTTCTGGTGCAGCCACGTCGCCCGGCTGGTGCGTAGCCTGTCCCTGCTCCTGAAGGGCGTGAACGGGCTGGTGCAGGGCGAGGAGAGGGGCCCCCTGGAGGCCCAGAGGGAGGCCCACAGGCCAGCCCCGGCCAGCCCCCCTAGGAGCGAGGCCCAGCGTGAGATCCAAGAGTGTGGGGTGTCTGTGCGGACACTCCGCGGCAACTTTGAGTCAGCCCCCGGCCGGCCCTGCACCCCAAGCCCTGGCCCCTGCGAGCCGGGGACCCAGCCGGGGTCATGCCCGAGGGGCTGCTGGCCTGCCCCGGCCCCGCCCTGTAGCGGCCCGATCGGAGGGAACCCCAGGCTGGGCGACACGGAGGAAGCCAGCGACTCGGGCATCAGCTGTGAGGAGGCCCTGTTGGAGGTGGGTGCTGTGCCAGGCTCGGACCTGGCCAGCCTCCGCAAGGAGCGCATTGTCACCCTCTTCCTCAGCCACTGGAAGAAGTCGGCTTACATGCCGGCACTTAAGACGGCAGCCTGCAGGACCCTGGAGGCCCGGCGCTCGGGGCTGCGGGGGCAGGAGGCAGCCAGGGGCCCTCCGATGCCCTCCCCGCTGCCCAGCGGGAGCCCACGGCCCGGCCGCCTCTGGCAGCAGCGCAGCATCATCGCCCAGCTGCTGGGCCACTGGAAGGCCGTCCTGGCCCATGTGCCCGCCCGGCAGCTGCGGCGGCTGAGCCGGCGGCCCCGCGGGCCCCTGTCCCCCGAACAGTTCCTGCCCCACGTGGATGGGGCGCCCGTGCCCTACAGCAGCCTCACGCTGGACCTCTTCATGTTGGGCTACTTCCAGCTCCTGGAGTGCGACCTGCCGGCCGAGGAGCGCAAGATGCGCCACCTGCTGTGTTTCGAGGTCTTCGAGCACCTGGGCGCCCACGGCTGGGAGGCGGCGCGCGCCTTCCACAAGGCTGTGACCGACGAGGTGGCCGCCGGCCGCCGTGCCTGGACCGATGGCTTTGAGGACATCAAAGCCCGCTTCTTTGGCTCCAGCCGTGGTCGCGCCCGGGACGCGGAGCCCGGCCGCAAGTCTGGCCTGACCCCGCTCAGGCCCCTGCCCCACGCTGGTCCCGGCGGCCCCGAGCCCGCAGCACAGAGGCTGGGGTCTGGCCCCCAGCGGGGCAGCTTCAACAGCGAGGACATCTGTGGCTACATCGACCGGAGCTTCGCCTTctggaaggagaaggaagccGAGATGTTCGGCTTTGGGGAGTGA